The stretch of DNA CCGGTCGCAAAGCCACGTAGCCGCAACCAATGGTAGGACATGAGATCAACCGGCGCTCCGGCTTGATGTATCGCAATACGTTGTCCACAGCGCCCCTGGCCTTCCGCGCTCCACTGCAGGTCGATCCCCTGCTCCTCTTTGTGAACCTGCCCCTGGCAGGGTCCGAACGACGTGGACTCCCCCAACACCGATTGGAGTTCAAGAATGGGCTGAAACGGTCGATAAGGAAGAGGGGCGGCATCTCGCGGTGGGCCCTGGAGGGCCACGGTTGGAGTGGTCTGCTCACCGACATAGGTGAGGTCAATCTCATAGATCGTCGCCGGGAAGAGCCCCATGACGGGCACATCAGCAGAAGAGGCCACGGACGGCATGGTGAGACATCCGAGTACCCCGACCAAGCAGGCGGCGACCTGCAGCACCCGACCCTGTACTGCCCACCTCACCGACTTGTGTTCACTCCGGTTCGCAACGACAGCTCCTCGGGTGGAGAGGCCCTGATCGATGTCGCTCACAACATTCATGTCAATCTCCGAATGGCTGTTCTTGCTGTACCTTCTCGGCCTGACCGCCGGATACTTGATGCTGGACATCATCGCGATCTTTCACCTACGGCAATACCTGCAGGAACGGGTGCTGGAAAGTTTGCCGCAAAGTTATACGGGCTTCGAGCCGCAGATCAGCGTACTGGTCCCCGCCTATAACGAAGCCGCCACGATCGCCGGGTCGATCCGCTCGTTACTGCAGCTCAGTTACTCCGAGTACGAAATTGTCGTGGTCAACGATGGCTCGAAAGACGAGACCATCGACGTGCTGCGAAAGGAGTTCGACCTGTTTCCGTTTCCGGAGGCCTACAATACGCAACTCCCGACCGCAGAAATTCGGACCATCTACCATTCTTCTCTGCACGCCAACCTGCGCGTGATCGACAAAGAAAACGGCGGGAAAGCCGACTCCTTAAATGCCGGGATCAACCTGTCGGTCTACCCACTGTTCTGCTGTATCGACGCGGATTCGATTCTCCAACCAGACAGCCTGCGTCGTGCCGTGCAGCCGTTCCTCGACGATCATCGCACGGTCGCCAGCGGCGGCACCGTCCGTATCGCCAACGGCTGTCGCGTGGAGAACGGGTTTCTGACGAAGATCGGACTCCCCACGAATCTCCTGGCATTGTTCCAAATCGTCGAATACCTTCGTGCGTTTCTCTTTGGGCGATTGGGCTGGTCCCCGATGAATGCCATGCTGATTATTTCCGGCGCGTTCGGCATCTTTCGCAAGGAAGCGGTGGTCACCGTAGGCGGGTACCGGTCGGACACCATCGGTGAAGATATGGAACTCGTCGTCCGCCTGCACCGGTATCTGCGCTTCAACGACAAGCCCTATCGCATTACCTTCGTGCCCGACTCGGTGTGTTGGACCGAAGCCCCTGAGGATTTGGGAACGCTCAAGAATCAACGGATTCGCTGGCAGCGCGGATTGTGCGAGAGCCTGACCAAGAATCTCGATCTGCTCTGCCACCGCAAAAGCGGCACGATCGGATGGCTGGCGTTTCCATTCATGGCGATCTTTGAATGGGTCGGCCCGGTAGTCGAAGTGTTCAGCTACTGTTTCCTGGCGCTCGGATTCGTCCTGGGCGTCGTCTCGTTCCAGACGTGGTTGATTCTGCTCACTGCGGGCATCGGAATGGGCGTCCTACTCTCGGTAAGCGCCCTGTTGCTGGAAGAGATGTCGTTCCACGTCTACCCCGATCAGCGCGACATATTCAAACTGCTCCTGGCCGCCGTACTGGAAAATCTCGGGTATCGCCAACTAAACACCGTGTGGAAGCTGATCGGCTTGTATCGATGGGTGCGCGGCAAGAAGGCCACCTGGGGCACCATGACGAGAACCGCGTCCTGGCAGACACGATAGCGGGGAGCATATCTCCACGAGATCATGCCGTGAATCGTTCGATGGCCTGACTGGCCTGCTCCAGATCCTTGTCGGTCTTGGCCATACAAAACCGCATGAAACGACGCCCCTCTTGCCCTTCGAAGAACGCTTCGCCCGGCACGCCCGCCACGCCGGTCTTGTCCAACAAATACATCGCACGTTCGCGACTTGTCTTTCCCGGTAGTCGGGACACATCCGCCAGCACGTAATAGGCCCCCTGCGGTACGGCAGGGGGCAATCCCGCTTTAGCCAAGGCCCCGCAGAATCGATCCCGCTTCTGCTGATGCTCCTTCGTCAGGTCACTGTAAAACGAGGAGCCGAGCGCGCGAATCCCGGCGGCGACACCATACTGCAGCGGCGTGGGCGCACAGACATACAAGACATCGCTCATCGCACCGATGGCCTTGGCCCACGTGGCCTCAGCCACACTGTAGCCGATGCGCCACCCGGTGATACTGAACGTTTTGGAGTATCCTCCGATGGTAATGGTCCGGTCGGCCATCCCGGGAAGGGATGCCATGCTGACATGCTCCCGCCCGTCGAACACGAAATATTCATAGATCTCGTCCGTGATCACCATCACGTCATGGCGACAGGCGATCTCCGCAATCTGTTCCAACTCCCATCGTGCGAAGACCTTTCCAGACGGGTTTCCCGGAGTATTCACGACGATCGCTTTGGTCTTGGGCGTGATGGCCTGCTCCAGCCCCTGAAAATCGACCGACCATTCCGGAGGCCGCATGGCCACATAACGAGGAACCGCCTCCACGGCGTGGATCGCCTGGATGTGGTACGCGTAGAACGGTTCAAAGAGAATCACTTCGTCGCCTGGATTGAGCAACGCCATGCAGGTGGCCTGAAAAGACCCTGTGGCGCCGGCACTGACGGTCACGTTGACGTCCGGGTCGGCCGCGATTCGATTGTATGCAGCCAGCTTGTCGGCAATCGCCTGCCGCAGTTCCACAATGCCGTCAAAACGTGAATAGATATTGTGGCCTTGAGCCATCGCCTGTTGTGCGCCTTGCACCACGACCGGAGGAACAGGGGTGTCGCAGACGCCTTGGGACATATTGATCCCGTTCACCTTTGCACAGGCGAGGGTCATGGCACGAATATCCGATTGGGCCAACCGAGCAGTGCGATCGCTTTTCTTCATCACCATCCTCGACAATATAACCAGGTCTCCGCCGGCCGGCTGCTGTTTCGCCTCCGTCGCGCGAGCCAGAATTCCGTACCCGGTTCTGGAGAAAAATGCAACCGGCGAGCGGGCGGCACCCCATACCTACGCCCAGATGCGGACCGATTCATGGGCCGGCTTCATTCATCTGTGCGAAGGGGAGAAGAAGAAGGGCCGGCCAGCCGGGTCTCGCGATCCCGATTCCGTGGCCGCCCCGTGAGCCTCCGCGCGGAATCGATTGTAATGACCCAGCACACGTTCGACATAGAGTTGGGTCGCAGGGAGCGCCGGAACACCGATCGCCTGCCTGACTCGTGCCTCACCGACGTGGTACGCCGCCAGCGCTAACGTAAGATCCCCGTCGAACCGGTTCAGAAGTCGTCGAAGCAGCGCCGCGCCTGCCCGAATGTTGTCCTTCGGATCAAACGGGTCCAGCACATGGAGCGCCGTAGCGGTCAGGGGCATGAGCTGCATCAACCCGATAGCACCCTTCGATGACACGGCGTCCGAATTGAAGTTCGACTCCACCTTGATCACCGCCTGCAAAAGAGCCGGGTCGAGCCCATATTGTGCGGCAGAGGCAGCAATGAGTGCGATGATTGACTCGGGAGCGCGAGGAAACTGGACGTCTTTCATGCCCGGATCAAGTGCGACCCGGCTCGCCGGGGGCATCATCGCCATCAGGCACCCGGCCACCACGAAGGGGCAGAGCACGCGGGCCAGACGCTCCCAGCGAGAATTCCATTCCGGCTGTTGCATGATGGTGCAGGGACTCGAACGGCGCAGCCCGGCCCCGTCCTACCGGACATCCTCATCGAGGCTTCTGATGAGCACGGCCCGGCCCTGTCGATCGAACCAGGATTGGATGCGATCACCCACGTGGGCCGGTCGATCGATCCTCGTGTTCTCATCGTGGGGAATACGATGTTCCTGCCCGCCGCCATCCCGAACCAGATACGCTCCACCCTCTACCGCTTGCACTTGGCCGACCAGCGATCCGCCCGCCTGGTCACCGGCTCTCACCGTAGCCCGACTTTGCGCCCCCAGCGTACCGGTGACGATCCCCACGCCCAGACTTTCCTGTGGCGAGGGGCCCTGCAGGGCCGACTGCGAACAACCCATTGCAAAGAGTCCCATGGGAAGAATGAGCAACGCACGAGCGCATACCGTGAGCGAAGGCATCATGGCTGTAACCTCCAGAGATAAATGGTAGGAACATCGGTGCAAGAGAGGCGCGGAGCCCCGTCGCATCACTATTCCATGGAGATACGGAATGCTCAAGAAAATGAAACAAATCGGCGGGAGCGGAGAGTGGATGGGAGGTCTTGAAACGCGACTATCGAGAAACCAGGTCTGGGGCGATGACTTATCGCTGGTACTATCAGCGATAAGTAGAATACGCGGTCAATGCTCGCCCAAACAACGCAGATGCTCTTTCAGCCAACACCGATCCATCACCACCTGCAATCCGGCCCGGCGCGCACGCTCAGCCGCCGCCTCATCAATCACGCCCTCCTGCAGCCAGACAGCCTTGGCCTTGATCCGGATCGCTTCGTCGACGACCACACCCGCCTCTTCCGATCGTCGAAAAATCGTCACCAGATCGATCGGACCGGGCAGAGACGAGAGTTCAGGATAGGCCGGCTCCCCTAACACCTCGGTCTCTCGTGGATTCACCGGCACCACCACCTTCCCCTGCTGTTGCATGTAGGCTGCCACCCGGTAGGAGGGGCGCGACGGATTCGACGACAACCCCACCACGGCAATGATTCGGCAATCCTGGATAAGCCGCGCCAACCACTCCTGCGAGCCTGAACCGGTCATGGAGTCCCCCAGAGATCTTCCAACCGCTGCGCCCGCCCGCAGCTATATTTGTAAAATTTATACCGCACCGGATTTTTCTTATAATAATCCTGGTGAGAGTCCTCGGCCGGATAAAACGGCGATGCCAGGGTGAGTTCCGTGACAATCGGCCCATGAATTCGCCCGGACTGTTCGATCTTGCGTTTCGACTCCTCGGCCAGACGGTTCTGTTCCTCAGTCTGATAGAAAATCACGGCACGGTATTGGCTGCCATGGTCGCAGAACTGTGCATTCGGTGTGACCGGATCCACGTTACGCCAGAAGGTTTCGAGCAATGCGGCGTAACTCACTTGAGCCTGATCGTAGACCACTTCAATCGACTCGGCATGACCCGTCCCACCGGCGGAGACTTGTTCGTAACTGGGGTTTTCACCCCGCCCGCCCATGTAGCCACTGGTCACTGCTGTGACGCCGGGAACCTTCTCGAATACTTCCTCCATGCACCAGAAGCACCCTCCGGCGAAATACGCTTTCGCCGGATCGGATAGCCCGGCAGCCTGCCCGGCCGATCCCAGAGACCCTGCCAGCACCATCGCCACAACCAGCAACGCACACCTTATCTTGCGTGTCATGCTGTTCATTGGATCAGTCCTCCCTACGCCTGAGTCTACCCTTCGCTGGTTATCTTACCAAAGCACTCGACGCACCGCGATCGAGGCTTCGGACTCGTCTCCCGTGACGCTGCAAAACAGCTCTTCTGTGAACGCCGGCGGCGGACCTGCCCGATCTCCTGCTGGTATCTACGAGCATCGTAATCGAACAGATGTTTCTGTATGATGGGCGGGATGAAACGGCTGATTTCGTTTGCGGGATTGATGGCGGCGCTGACGTGTTTCGGATGCGCCTCCTGGTTCATGAACGGGGAAGCCCCCGAAGTCTTGGTCACCAACGTCACGCCGCTGGAAACGACTGCCTTCGAGCAGCGGCTGCAGGTGGACCTGCGTATTCGCAACCCCAACGATTTCGAGCTCGCCGTCACCGGAATCGACTTCAAGCTCGATCTGAATGGAAATCGGCTGGCGCGCGGCCTCGGCAACAAGGAACTGGTTATCCCGCGACTGAGCGACTCCGTCACATCGGTGGAAACTAGTACGTCCACCTTACAAGTCGTCCGTCAACTCCTGTCTTTCTCCGGCGATCAGCCCCTTGCCTACCATGTCACAGGCGTGCTGCATACGAAGGAGGGCCGCCTCCCCTTCGACAACTCCGGCGTGCTGCTGGAAAAAGGCGCGCTCTCCGGCTCCCCCGCCGCCCCCTAAAAGGTCGCCGCTTCCGTCGTGGTTCGTGAAGCGTCGTTCGTCTCTCGTCCGAAAAAAAAGAGCCTATGGTGTATAGCTAATAGCCCTAAGCCCTTCCTCCCCCCCCAACGAGATACGCTTCACGATTCACGTTTCACGGACATCGCGAACAAAGCTGGCAGGCTTTTTCAGCCGCTTGCTAGCCCGGACGCTTCATGC from Nitrospira sp. encodes:
- a CDS encoding CoA-binding protein; this encodes MTGSGSQEWLARLIQDCRIIAVVGLSSNPSRPSYRVAAYMQQQGKVVVPVNPRETEVLGEPAYPELSSLPGPIDLVTIFRRSEEAGVVVDEAIRIKAKAVWLQEGVIDEAAAERARRAGLQVVMDRCWLKEHLRCLGEH
- a CDS encoding glycosyltransferase, producing MSLTTFMSISEWLFLLYLLGLTAGYLMLDIIAIFHLRQYLQERVLESLPQSYTGFEPQISVLVPAYNEAATIAGSIRSLLQLSYSEYEIVVVNDGSKDETIDVLRKEFDLFPFPEAYNTQLPTAEIRTIYHSSLHANLRVIDKENGGKADSLNAGINLSVYPLFCCIDADSILQPDSLRRAVQPFLDDHRTVASGGTVRIANGCRVENGFLTKIGLPTNLLALFQIVEYLRAFLFGRLGWSPMNAMLIISGAFGIFRKEAVVTVGGYRSDTIGEDMELVVRLHRYLRFNDKPYRITFVPDSVCWTEAPEDLGTLKNQRIRWQRGLCESLTKNLDLLCHRKSGTIGWLAFPFMAIFEWVGPVVEVFSYCFLALGFVLGVVSFQTWLILLTAGIGMGVLLSVSALLLEEMSFHVYPDQRDIFKLLLAAVLENLGYRQLNTVWKLIGLYRWVRGKKATWGTMTRTASWQTR
- a CDS encoding LEA type 2 family protein, translating into MKRLISFAGLMAALTCFGCASWFMNGEAPEVLVTNVTPLETTAFEQRLQVDLRIRNPNDFELAVTGIDFKLDLNGNRLARGLGNKELVIPRLSDSVTSVETSTSTLQVVRQLLSFSGDQPLAYHVTGVLHTKEGRLPFDNSGVLLEKGALSGSPAAP
- the msrA gene encoding peptide-methionine (S)-S-oxide reductase MsrA — encoded protein: MNSMTRKIRCALLVVAMVLAGSLGSAGQAAGLSDPAKAYFAGGCFWCMEEVFEKVPGVTAVTSGYMGGRGENPSYEQVSAGGTGHAESIEVVYDQAQVSYAALLETFWRNVDPVTPNAQFCDHGSQYRAVIFYQTEEQNRLAEESKRKIEQSGRIHGPIVTELTLASPFYPAEDSHQDYYKKNPVRYKFYKYSCGRAQRLEDLWGTP
- a CDS encoding lytic transglycosylase domain-containing protein, with the translated sequence MQQPEWNSRWERLARVLCPFVVAGCLMAMMPPASRVALDPGMKDVQFPRAPESIIALIAASAAQYGLDPALLQAVIKVESNFNSDAVSSKGAIGLMQLMPLTATALHVLDPFDPKDNIRAGAALLRRLLNRFDGDLTLALAAYHVGEARVRQAIGVPALPATQLYVERVLGHYNRFRAEAHGAATESGSRDPAGRPFFFSPSHR
- a CDS encoding pyridoxal phosphate-dependent aminotransferase, which encodes MKKSDRTARLAQSDIRAMTLACAKVNGINMSQGVCDTPVPPVVVQGAQQAMAQGHNIYSRFDGIVELRQAIADKLAAYNRIAADPDVNVTVSAGATGSFQATCMALLNPGDEVILFEPFYAYHIQAIHAVEAVPRYVAMRPPEWSVDFQGLEQAITPKTKAIVVNTPGNPSGKVFARWELEQIAEIACRHDVMVITDEIYEYFVFDGREHVSMASLPGMADRTITIGGYSKTFSITGWRIGYSVAEATWAKAIGAMSDVLYVCAPTPLQYGVAAGIRALGSSFYSDLTKEHQQKRDRFCGALAKAGLPPAVPQGAYYVLADVSRLPGKTSRERAMYLLDKTGVAGVPGEAFFEGQEGRRFMRFCMAKTDKDLEQASQAIERFTA